TCCTAAGCTTTCGTCCCCTCGGGAGAGATGCCAATTCTGACAGACAGGACAGGTCATATTGCACCCTACCGTGCCCAAGGAGAGAATCTGCGTGCCTGGGCGCCAGTGGTAAAGGGGTTTCTTTTCCACAGGATCGAACTCTCCATCACGTTATGTTTGTCTACAGAGGTAACCTTCCTGCGGCGCCGCCTGGCCAACTTGAAAGCCACATGCGCAACCCTCCTAACCTCAGGGACAGTATGAGGTAGAAAAAGCTGGTCTGGACCTCGCACAAAGAGAGTTGAAACAAGCCCAGGCCAGATTGGAACAGCTGTTGATCGTCAAGAATTACCATAAGGTCGCCGCCCC
Above is a genomic segment from Acetomicrobium sp. S15 = DSM 107314 containing:
- a CDS encoding isocitrate/isopropylmalate family dehydrogenase → MAFKLARRRRRKVTSVDKHNVMESSILWKRNPFTTGAQARRFSPWAR